In the genome of Myxococcus stipitatus, one region contains:
- a CDS encoding nucleotidyl transferase AbiEii/AbiGii toxin family protein, with product MSKPDDPTYPRHWLPKGFEQDARRTNVFDPALKHYGAAYVKAPPRFEDAEEAAAFRAARSRLLRTSLAAIGRSSVARQLVVRGSIALELWYGERARPAKDIDLVVTPETIGPESSEGQQLFTELRQAVTQALRDEGLPVEPESIPVDAIWTYERAEGRRLTFPWTWRGRLRDTVQVDIVFNERMCAAPVPLTVEGVTLRGASPAESLASKLLWLTNDSYPQGKDLFDAVLLAEDVRLPAELLRRVFAEKHGHWFDTYLTGEFTLDQEVDWANFALEHPTLAQGRAEEHWLRLKRALLRGSTRME from the coding sequence ATGAGCAAACCCGATGATCCCACCTACCCCCGCCATTGGCTGCCCAAGGGCTTCGAACAAGACGCCCGGCGCACGAATGTGTTCGACCCGGCGCTGAAGCACTACGGAGCCGCCTACGTCAAAGCCCCACCCCGCTTCGAGGACGCGGAGGAGGCAGCCGCCTTCCGGGCCGCGCGCTCCAGACTCCTCCGGACCTCCCTCGCGGCCATCGGCCGCTCGAGCGTGGCGCGGCAGCTCGTGGTGCGAGGCAGCATCGCCCTGGAGCTCTGGTACGGAGAGCGCGCGCGGCCCGCGAAGGACATCGACCTGGTCGTCACCCCGGAGACCATCGGCCCCGAATCGAGCGAGGGACAGCAACTCTTCACCGAGCTGCGCCAGGCGGTGACCCAGGCCCTGCGAGACGAAGGCCTCCCCGTCGAGCCCGAGTCCATTCCCGTCGACGCCATCTGGACCTATGAGCGCGCCGAGGGCCGACGGCTGACCTTCCCCTGGACCTGGAGAGGCCGCCTTCGGGACACGGTCCAGGTCGACATCGTCTTCAACGAGCGGATGTGCGCCGCCCCCGTCCCGCTGACGGTGGAGGGCGTCACGCTGCGCGGCGCCTCTCCCGCGGAGTCGCTCGCGTCGAAGCTGCTGTGGCTCACCAACGACTCGTATCCCCAGGGCAAGGACCTCTTCGACGCGGTCCTGCTCGCGGAGGACGTGCGTCTGCCCGCGGAGCTGCTCCGACGCGTCTTCGCCGAGAAGCACGGCCACTGGTTCGACACCTATCTCACGGGTGAGTTCACTCTCGACCAGGAAGTGGACTGGGCGAACTTCGCACTCGAGCACCCCACCCTCGCGCAAGGCCGCGCCGAGGAGCACTGGCTGCGGTTGAAGCGCGCCCTGCTCCGGGGCTCGACGAGAATGGAGTGA
- a CDS encoding MarR family winged helix-turn-helix transcriptional regulator, producing the protein MAKIDPAKIWSLNHRLLMSVIASVASDITALGVETKELFVLSEVDDHPYPAELAASLCIPKPSVTLYVKRLEAAGFLRREIDTADLRRHRLELTSAGRRVMQQGNALLSEAFALKLGRLSATQQAELRSLLEKMS; encoded by the coding sequence ATGGCGAAAATCGACCCCGCGAAGATCTGGAGCCTCAACCACCGGCTGTTGATGTCGGTGATAGCCAGTGTCGCCTCCGACATCACCGCGCTGGGCGTCGAGACGAAGGAGCTGTTCGTGCTCTCGGAGGTGGACGACCACCCCTACCCCGCCGAGCTGGCGGCGTCCCTCTGCATCCCCAAGCCCTCGGTGACGCTGTACGTGAAGCGGCTCGAGGCCGCGGGCTTCCTTCGCCGTGAAATTGATACCGCGGACCTGCGGCGGCACCGGCTGGAACTGACCTCGGCCGGCCGCAGGGTGATGCAGCAGGGCAACGCCCTCCTCTCGGAGGCCTTTGCCCTCAAGCTCGGACGCCTGAGCGCGACACAGCAGGCGGAGCTTCGTTCGCTCCTCGAGAAGATGAGCTGA
- a CDS encoding DUF1428 domain-containing protein: MSYIDGFVAAVPNANKEKFIEHARKGDSIFIEHGALRVMECWGDDVPSGKVTDFRRAVQAKDDETVVFSWVEWPDKAARDAGMEKVMNDPRLSPESTPMPYDGQRLIYGGFSPVVDVRK; encoded by the coding sequence ATGTCCTACATCGATGGTTTCGTCGCCGCCGTGCCGAATGCGAACAAGGAGAAGTTCATCGAGCATGCTCGCAAGGGGGATTCGATCTTCATCGAGCATGGCGCCCTCCGGGTCATGGAGTGCTGGGGGGACGACGTGCCGAGCGGCAAGGTCACCGACTTCCGCCGGGCCGTCCAGGCCAAGGACGACGAGACGGTGGTGTTCTCGTGGGTGGAGTGGCCCGACAAGGCCGCGCGTGATGCCGGCATGGAGAAGGTGATGAATGATCCCCGCCTCAGTCCGGAGTCCACCCCCATGCCCTATGACGGCCAGCGGCTCATCTACGGCGGCTTCTCGCCCGTGGTGGATGTCCGCAAGTAG
- a CDS encoding retropepsin-like aspartic protease, protein MRLLIPVLMALSLFLLPTPSRADALESLLARHLAWRGGEAFARMESLHGKGKTAVGGLQGPIEVWSHRDGRTRRDIDYGVVRDAMAITPEGGWKVNPSGQVEDASPTDARDARHRVALDFGTALRGGAGAKVVALPDEQREGRAWKVVRVTFGDEDLYDLFLDDAEGALHGLRIREDNVTRFVRLGDWRQVQGVRMPFLEEEFTDNADSDSRTVVESLELNVPLAPKVFERPEDTLKATFAKGRRTTGFIPFEFFNENRVYIPAQVNGRATPVLLDSGAAMTVVDAAYARELGLKVQGQIAAVGSGGQAPAQFASGVDITLGDLRLTGLTVVVIDLAEVARQIGHPLPVILGKEAFNQLVIDVDFPNRRIAFHASASFKPPPRAVRLPLVESTGGQREVPLSIEGRPAIRVLFDVGNGGALSLFPAYWQQADLLKGRRSSKTLSGAVGGLRERDVAILKSIEFAGVTLRNVPTVFDDAGNSISTTDRLAGNVGLAILARFRMITDYATDTLMLVPDARALKQPFRRDRSGLIAIPSEGRLVVKMVAPGSPAAATGWAQGDEIVAVDGKAIAPDYSSSSLSQWRYRAAGQTVVLTLKDGTQRRLTLSDYY, encoded by the coding sequence TTGAGACTTCTCATCCCCGTCTTGATGGCCTTGAGCCTCTTCCTCCTTCCCACCCCGTCCAGGGCGGACGCGCTGGAGTCACTGCTCGCGCGCCATCTCGCCTGGCGTGGAGGTGAAGCCTTCGCCCGCATGGAGAGCCTCCACGGAAAGGGGAAGACCGCCGTCGGTGGACTCCAGGGGCCCATCGAGGTCTGGAGCCATCGTGACGGGCGGACCCGGAGGGATATCGACTACGGGGTGGTGCGTGATGCCATGGCCATCACCCCCGAGGGCGGCTGGAAGGTGAACCCCAGCGGCCAGGTCGAGGATGCCTCGCCCACCGATGCCCGGGATGCACGGCACCGGGTGGCGCTGGACTTCGGGACCGCACTGCGAGGGGGCGCTGGCGCGAAGGTCGTCGCGCTGCCCGATGAGCAGCGGGAGGGTCGCGCCTGGAAGGTGGTGCGGGTCACCTTCGGCGACGAGGACCTCTACGACCTGTTCCTCGACGACGCCGAGGGGGCGCTTCACGGCCTTCGCATCCGGGAGGACAACGTCACGCGCTTCGTCCGGCTGGGAGACTGGCGCCAGGTGCAGGGCGTCCGCATGCCCTTCCTCGAGGAGGAGTTCACCGACAACGCGGACTCCGACTCGCGCACGGTGGTGGAGTCGCTGGAGCTGAACGTCCCCCTCGCGCCCAAGGTCTTCGAGCGTCCCGAGGACACCCTCAAGGCGACGTTCGCGAAGGGGCGCCGCACCACCGGCTTCATCCCCTTCGAGTTCTTCAACGAGAACCGCGTCTACATCCCGGCGCAGGTGAACGGCCGTGCGACGCCGGTGCTGCTGGACAGTGGCGCCGCGATGACGGTGGTCGACGCGGCCTATGCCCGTGAGCTGGGGCTGAAGGTGCAGGGGCAGATTGCCGCGGTCGGCAGTGGTGGACAGGCGCCGGCCCAGTTCGCGAGCGGCGTGGACATCACCCTGGGCGACCTGCGGCTCACGGGGCTGACGGTCGTCGTCATCGACCTGGCGGAGGTCGCGCGACAGATTGGACATCCGCTGCCCGTCATCCTGGGCAAGGAGGCCTTCAACCAGCTCGTCATCGACGTGGACTTCCCCAACCGGCGCATCGCCTTCCACGCGTCGGCGAGCTTCAAGCCGCCGCCGCGCGCGGTGCGTCTCCCGCTGGTCGAGTCCACCGGTGGACAGCGCGAGGTCCCGCTCTCCATCGAGGGCCGGCCCGCCATCCGGGTGTTGTTCGACGTGGGCAATGGCGGGGCGCTCTCGCTCTTCCCCGCGTACTGGCAGCAGGCCGACCTGCTGAAGGGCCGCCGCAGCTCCAAGACGCTCTCTGGCGCCGTGGGCGGACTGCGCGAGCGAGACGTGGCCATCCTCAAGAGCATCGAGTTCGCGGGCGTCACGCTGCGCAACGTGCCCACGGTGTTCGACGACGCGGGCAACAGCATCTCCACCACGGACCGACTGGCCGGCAACGTCGGGCTCGCCATCCTCGCTCGCTTCCGGATGATCACGGACTATGCGACGGACACGCTGATGCTGGTCCCGGATGCCCGCGCGCTGAAGCAGCCGTTCCGCAGGGACCGGTCCGGGCTGATTGCCATTCCTTCCGAGGGCCGGCTCGTCGTGAAGATGGTGGCTCCGGGGAGCCCCGCCGCCGCCACGGGCTGGGCGCAGGGAGATGAAATCGTCGCGGTGGATGGAAAGGCCATCGCGCCCGACTACTCGAGCTCGAGCCTCTCCCAGTGGCGGTATCGCGCCGCGGGACAGACGGTGGTGCTCACGTTGAAGGATGGCACCCAGCGCCGGCTCACCCTGAGCGACTACTACTAA
- a CDS encoding GNAT family N-acetyltransferase yields the protein MKPITFPGMSLDIDVQELTPDQWPALEKLFGKNGACSGCWCMFWRLEAGERFQDVKGASAKQRLKGLVEQGRAQGLLAYVEGEPVGWLTFGPRRSFPRLDRAPSLRCDDADDVWSLPCFFIHKDFRGQGVATVLLKSAMKLLRQRGARTLEGYPMKPPEGTTRLSNASAYTGTVPFFEKQGFKLVAERPQGKQRVRKRN from the coding sequence ATGAAGCCCATTACCTTCCCGGGCATGTCTCTCGACATCGACGTTCAGGAACTGACGCCCGACCAGTGGCCCGCGCTCGAGAAGCTGTTCGGGAAGAACGGCGCCTGCTCGGGCTGCTGGTGCATGTTCTGGCGGCTGGAGGCAGGCGAGCGCTTCCAGGATGTGAAGGGGGCTTCCGCGAAGCAGCGCCTGAAGGGGCTGGTGGAGCAGGGGCGGGCGCAGGGCCTCCTGGCCTACGTGGAGGGCGAGCCCGTGGGCTGGCTCACCTTCGGTCCTCGTCGAAGCTTTCCTCGCCTGGACCGGGCGCCCAGCCTTCGATGCGATGACGCGGACGACGTCTGGTCGCTGCCCTGCTTCTTCATCCACAAGGACTTCCGAGGCCAGGGGGTCGCCACGGTGCTGCTGAAGTCGGCGATGAAGCTTCTGCGTCAGCGAGGGGCGCGCACGCTCGAGGGATATCCGATGAAGCCCCCCGAGGGGACGACGCGACTCTCCAATGCGTCCGCGTACACGGGGACCGTGCCGTTCTTCGAGAAGCAGGGCTTCAAGCTCGTCGCCGAGCGTCCCCAGGGAAAGCAGCGCGTGCGGAAGAGAAACTGA